A single region of the Lysinibacillus sp. B2A1 genome encodes:
- a CDS encoding S-layer protein → MRKYIYNAVIILFVLQMSHVQVFANYEHKNIVSANSIETLQNLIQYEVMQLSTNFDIRYSGDTSSIKDELSDLIKQAIQDPYIYANISSFKWKYDGYANNIVISFEFTYHITPAEEAFVEQTLKNIIAPMYGLTELQKLQAAHDFIVLSAEYSKETNGSQYSPYTLLAENKGVCQAYALVLYRMLEMLGFEVQYVPGKVGEQLHAWVLVKLENDWYHIDVTWDDPLPDRKGEVRYQYFLVSDRQLAQDHSWDNASFPAAKSETYVDLQRTSKVEELPKQALNNDFSFNKGKAIIDNNQYPFKSVIVKPMQLKMPHKNKETDQVLQAEWQSIILEGSSMQMKDWQKKNYEAVNTESWLASIYRTEKRMPQEKYVILKEVPHLIFGAPPYSFIFLYLELFLMFVYFYSSV, encoded by the coding sequence ATGAGAAAATATATATATAATGCTGTCATTATATTATTTGTTCTACAAATGAGTCATGTGCAAGTATTCGCAAACTATGAACATAAAAATATCGTATCAGCTAATTCAATAGAAACTCTACAAAATCTCATTCAATACGAAGTCATGCAGTTATCTACTAATTTTGATATTCGATATAGTGGTGATACATCAAGCATTAAAGATGAACTATCTGATCTTATCAAACAGGCAATTCAAGATCCATATATATATGCCAATATTTCTAGTTTTAAATGGAAGTATGATGGCTACGCCAATAATATTGTTATTAGCTTTGAGTTTACGTATCATATTACACCCGCAGAAGAAGCGTTTGTTGAACAGACTCTGAAAAATATTATTGCGCCAATGTATGGATTAACTGAGTTGCAGAAGTTACAGGCTGCACATGATTTTATTGTTTTATCCGCCGAGTATTCCAAAGAAACGAACGGAAGTCAATATTCTCCCTATACATTATTAGCGGAAAATAAGGGAGTATGTCAGGCCTATGCACTAGTGCTTTATCGGATGTTAGAGATGCTAGGCTTTGAGGTGCAATATGTACCAGGAAAAGTAGGGGAACAGCTACATGCTTGGGTCTTAGTGAAGCTTGAAAATGACTGGTATCATATCGATGTGACATGGGATGATCCATTACCTGATCGTAAAGGAGAGGTACGTTATCAATATTTTTTAGTTTCTGATCGCCAGCTAGCGCAAGATCACTCGTGGGATAATGCTAGTTTTCCAGCAGCAAAAAGTGAAACTTATGTTGATTTACAACGCACTAGTAAGGTGGAGGAACTACCAAAACAAGCACTAAATAATGATTTCTCTTTTAATAAGGGAAAGGCTATAATCGATAATAATCAATATCCTTTTAAAAGCGTGATAGTAAAACCCATGCAATTAAAAATGCCCCATAAAAATAAGGAAACAGATCAGGTACTTCAAGCCGAATGGCAATCCATTATTTTAGAAGGAAGCTCCATGCAGATGAAGGATTGGCAAAAGAAAAACTATGAAGCTGTTAACACGGAGAGCTGGCTAGCAAGTATTTATAGAACAGAAAAACGAATGCCACAAGAAAAATACGTCATACTAAAGGAGGTACCCCATCTGATTTTCGGGGCACCTCCTTACTCATTTATTTTTCTGTACTTAGAGCTTTTTCTAATGTTTGTATATTTTTATTCATCAGTGTAA
- the menE gene encoding o-succinylbenzoate--CoA ligase: MYPNWILQRAYLTPLRNALTYNEQTWTFQQLNELSIQRASQLTALGIKQGDRIAIMGPSKPALVIMIYACMHLQCEMVMLNRRLSQAEIAYQLEDSEAVVVLIADEDIEKLPSYVPHLLFSAIEKGTEASIEITKEWSLHQTTSIMYTSGTTGFPKGVRQTVGNHQASATSSVLNIGLQAEDAWLCAVPLFHISGFSILVRSLLYGNKVHLYDYFDVEAISQNIIDGDVTHMSVVAVTLERILHTLEQRKAQASSQFKLMLAGGGPVPVEYLKRAQALHLAVAQTYGMTETSSQTATLASEDAMSKIGSAGKPLFFNQIRIAEPNINGEGEICIRGPHVTPGYIGRFAQKSATIDGWLYTGDIGYLDDEGYLFVIDRRADLIISGGENIYPAEIENVLLTHPAVKEAGVCGIEDEEWGQVPIAFVVLKDQIQIDQLLAFCQKFLARYKIPKKIIITDELPRNGANKLLRRKLKQ, from the coding sequence ATGTATCCAAATTGGATTTTACAACGAGCGTATTTAACACCATTACGTAACGCTTTAACATATAACGAACAAACATGGACGTTTCAGCAATTAAATGAATTATCTATTCAACGTGCTAGTCAACTTACAGCCCTTGGTATAAAGCAAGGAGACCGTATTGCGATAATGGGACCAAGCAAGCCAGCACTTGTCATTATGATCTATGCATGTATGCATTTACAGTGTGAAATGGTCATGCTAAATCGTAGGCTATCTCAAGCTGAAATAGCCTATCAGCTAGAGGATTCCGAGGCAGTGGTTGTATTAATTGCAGACGAAGATATTGAAAAATTACCATCATATGTACCTCATCTATTATTTTCTGCTATCGAAAAAGGTACAGAAGCCTCTATTGAGATTACAAAGGAATGGTCCTTACATCAAACAACATCTATTATGTACACATCTGGTACGACGGGTTTTCCAAAGGGCGTTCGTCAAACAGTTGGTAATCATCAAGCTAGTGCAACGTCTTCTGTCCTTAATATAGGTTTGCAAGCTGAAGATGCTTGGTTATGTGCTGTACCGTTATTTCATATTAGTGGCTTTTCTATTTTAGTGCGCTCACTTTTATATGGCAATAAAGTTCATTTATATGATTATTTTGATGTAGAGGCTATTTCACAAAATATTATAGATGGTGATGTCACACATATGTCAGTGGTTGCTGTAACCTTGGAAAGAATTCTACATACACTTGAACAGCGAAAGGCCCAAGCCTCATCACAATTTAAACTGATGTTAGCAGGTGGTGGACCTGTACCAGTTGAATATTTAAAGAGAGCCCAAGCATTACATTTAGCAGTAGCTCAAACGTATGGTATGACAGAAACCTCATCACAAACCGCAACACTAGCAAGCGAGGATGCGATGTCTAAAATAGGTTCGGCAGGAAAGCCTTTATTTTTTAATCAAATTCGTATTGCAGAGCCAAATATCAATGGTGAAGGCGAAATTTGCATACGTGGCCCACATGTTACCCCAGGCTATATTGGTCGTTTTGCACAAAAAAGTGCAACAATTGATGGCTGGCTTTATACCGGAGATATTGGTTATTTGGATGACGAGGGTTACTTGTTTGTGATTGATCGTCGAGCAGATTTAATTATTTCTGGTGGTGAAAATATTTATCCTGCTGAAATCGAAAACGTACTTCTTACACATCCCGCGGTTAAGGAAGCGGGTGTCTGTGGTATCGAGGATGAGGAGTGGGGACAGGTTCCAATTGCCTTTGTTGTTTTAAAAGATCAAATACAGATAGATCAATTATTAGCATTTTGTCAAAAATTCCTTGCTAGATATAAAATACCAAAAAAGATTATCATTACAGATGAACTTCCTCGCAATGGTGCCAATAAGCTACTTCGTAGAAAATTAAAGCAATAA
- a CDS encoding 1,4-dihydroxy-2-naphthoyl-CoA synthase, which translates to MTRQWTTLHTYEDIKYEFYNGIAKITINRPEVRNAFRPKTVMEMIDAFSRARDDKNVGVIILTGEGEHAFCSGGDQKVRGHGGYVGEDEIPRLNVLDLQRLIRVIPKPVIAMVAGYAIGGGHVLHVVCDLTIAADNARFGQTGPKVGSFDAGYGSGYLARIIGHKKAREIWYLCRQYDAQQALDMGLVNTVVPYEQLENETVQWCEEMLQMSPTALRFLKAAMNADTDGLAGLQQMAGDATLLYYTTDEAKEGRDAFKEKRQPDFGQFPRFP; encoded by the coding sequence ATGACACGTCAATGGACTACTTTACATACTTATGAAGACATTAAGTATGAATTTTATAACGGTATCGCAAAAATCACGATTAATCGTCCAGAAGTACGCAATGCGTTCCGACCAAAAACGGTAATGGAAATGATTGATGCTTTTTCACGTGCACGTGATGACAAAAATGTTGGAGTTATCATTTTAACTGGTGAAGGTGAACATGCTTTCTGCTCAGGTGGAGATCAAAAGGTTCGCGGTCATGGCGGCTATGTTGGAGAAGATGAAATCCCACGTCTAAACGTTCTTGACTTACAACGTTTAATCCGTGTAATTCCAAAACCTGTAATAGCGATGGTTGCAGGCTATGCAATCGGTGGAGGACATGTATTACATGTTGTATGTGACCTAACAATTGCTGCTGACAATGCTCGTTTTGGACAAACTGGACCAAAAGTTGGTTCATTTGATGCTGGTTATGGCTCAGGCTATCTTGCACGTATTATTGGTCATAAGAAGGCACGTGAAATTTGGTATTTATGCCGTCAATATGATGCACAGCAAGCACTTGATATGGGATTAGTGAACACAGTTGTTCCTTATGAGCAATTAGAGAACGAGACTGTACAATGGTGTGAGGAAATGCTACAAATGTCGCCGACTGCTCTACGCTTCTTAAAAGCAGCTATGAATGCAGATACAGACGGTTTAGCAGGTCTTCAACAAATGGCTGGCGATGCTACGCTTCTTTATTACACAACGGATGAAGCAAAAGAAGGCCGTGACGCATTTAAAGAGAAACGCCAACCAGATTTCGGTCAATTCCCAAGATTCCCTTGA
- the menH gene encoding 2-succinyl-6-hydroxy-2,4-cyclohexadiene-1-carboxylate synthase codes for MAKLMIRGLETHVEIWNERAQQTLVALHGFTGSTATWRNLAKALPHIRVISIDCIGHGQTAIPKEASRFSMDEQIQDLEEVISQLQLEKFTLLGYSMGGRIALSYAITYPERIERLILESASPGLRTSQERSERCVRDNELAEKIIHNGLQSFVNAWENIPLFKSQKCLPDNVRQTIRTERLSQKVEGLAGSLRGIGTGTQPSNWMSLAELEIPVLLVTGSLDEKFCKIALEMKALLKNVKHKTVNNAGHAIHVENPAEFATIIEEYLT; via the coding sequence ATGGCAAAGCTAATGATTCGAGGGCTTGAAACTCATGTGGAAATTTGGAATGAGAGAGCACAGCAAACGCTTGTTGCCTTGCATGGTTTCACAGGTAGTACGGCTACATGGCGAAATTTGGCGAAAGCTCTGCCACATATACGAGTGATATCAATTGATTGTATTGGACATGGTCAAACAGCAATACCCAAGGAAGCAAGTCGTTTCTCCATGGATGAACAAATCCAAGATTTAGAGGAAGTAATTAGCCAGCTACAGCTAGAGAAATTTACGCTGTTAGGCTATTCGATGGGAGGGAGAATTGCATTATCGTATGCAATTACCTACCCTGAGCGTATCGAAAGGCTTATTTTAGAAAGCGCCTCTCCAGGCTTACGAACTTCACAGGAGCGTTCTGAACGCTGTGTTAGAGATAACGAACTAGCTGAAAAAATAATTCACAATGGATTACAATCATTCGTCAATGCATGGGAGAACATCCCTTTGTTTAAATCCCAAAAATGTTTACCAGACAATGTACGACAAACGATTAGGACAGAACGACTTTCTCAGAAGGTGGAGGGCCTGGCAGGAAGTTTACGTGGCATTGGCACAGGTACCCAGCCATCAAATTGGATGTCATTAGCAGAGCTTGAGATTCCTGTTCTTTTAGTAACGGGCTCACTAGATGAGAAGTTTTGTAAAATTGCACTAGAAATGAAAGCGTTATTAAAAAATGTTAAGCATAAGACAGTAAATAACGCTGGACATGCAATTCATGTGGAAAATCCCGCTGAGTTTGCTACAATAATAGAGGAGTATTTAACGTAA
- a CDS encoding 2-succinyl-5-enolpyruvyl-6-hydroxy-3-cyclohexene-1-carboxylic-acid synthase, whose product MNEREILTDYVYQMVASLVQAGVENVVVSPGSRSTPLAYAFASTKQLHMYRQVDERSAAFFALGIAKATAKPVVLLCTSGTAAANYFPAIVEASYARVPLIVITADRPHELREVGAPQAINQPNLYGSHVKWSVDFPLADNAAPTLPFIERHIARAVAIATSAPFGPVHINVPFREPLLIDFRDELPETTFKQSRMAQLMPSEVAQQELSSILRASERGFVIIGELPLGTDLTIMWNFVRQLKWPVIVESLSNMRTSVPEDCLPYIITTYDAIMKSDEFKALVKPDTVLRFGAQPVSKFIMQFITNSQPTAYIVVDEDPMFRDATSVSTHFIHAEIGEWLTNLEIYDTAIEAQYLAEWQDANDIALEYIEHYSEAAVDEGAMISRLLRFIPNGSDIFVSSSMPVRDIDTFLMATPKDLRIIANRGTNGIDGVVSTAMGYSQGNNRETYLLIGDLAFLHDINGLIASRYQECNLTIIVMNNDGGGIFSYLPQSTVEAHYEDLFGTPTALEFNDVAQMYDVDYIRVEDISELSEKFTTVKKRPLRLLEIFTDREENVYAHRALWNRINAGLKAWQS is encoded by the coding sequence ATGAATGAAAGGGAGATTTTAACAGATTACGTTTATCAAATGGTGGCATCACTTGTACAAGCTGGTGTAGAGAATGTTGTAGTTAGTCCAGGTTCTCGCTCAACACCTTTAGCTTATGCCTTTGCTTCTACGAAACAGCTTCATATGTATCGCCAGGTAGATGAACGATCTGCTGCCTTTTTCGCACTGGGAATTGCAAAGGCTACAGCAAAACCTGTAGTACTATTATGTACATCTGGAACAGCTGCAGCAAACTATTTTCCTGCCATTGTGGAAGCAAGTTATGCTCGTGTACCACTAATTGTTATTACGGCAGATCGTCCACATGAATTACGAGAAGTGGGAGCACCACAAGCGATAAATCAGCCAAATTTATATGGTTCACATGTCAAATGGAGTGTCGATTTTCCATTAGCAGATAATGCTGCACCAACACTGCCATTTATTGAGCGTCATATTGCACGAGCCGTAGCCATTGCCACAAGTGCACCGTTTGGACCAGTGCATATTAATGTACCATTCCGGGAGCCCTTATTAATTGATTTCCGAGATGAGTTACCAGAAACAACATTTAAACAAAGTAGGATGGCTCAGTTAATGCCTTCTGAGGTGGCTCAGCAAGAATTATCTTCCATTTTACGAGCATCAGAACGAGGCTTTGTCATTATTGGGGAACTGCCACTTGGTACTGATTTAACAATTATGTGGAATTTTGTTCGCCAGCTAAAATGGCCAGTTATAGTCGAGAGCTTATCAAATATGCGTACTTCAGTACCAGAGGATTGTTTACCTTATATCATTACAACCTATGATGCCATTATGAAGAGTGATGAGTTTAAAGCGCTTGTTAAGCCGGATACAGTGCTTCGCTTCGGTGCACAGCCCGTTTCTAAATTCATCATGCAATTTATTACAAACTCACAACCAACAGCTTATATTGTAGTTGATGAAGATCCAATGTTCCGAGACGCTACTAGTGTTTCTACTCATTTTATTCATGCGGAGATTGGAGAATGGCTGACGAATTTAGAAATCTATGATACAGCAATAGAGGCACAATATTTAGCTGAATGGCAGGATGCGAATGATATAGCGCTTGAATATATTGAACATTATTCCGAAGCAGCTGTGGATGAGGGAGCTATGATAAGCCGATTATTAAGGTTTATTCCAAATGGTAGTGATATTTTTGTGAGCAGCAGCATGCCTGTGCGTGATATTGATACGTTTTTAATGGCTACACCGAAAGATCTGCGTATCATTGCAAATCGTGGAACGAATGGTATTGACGGTGTTGTGTCAACAGCGATGGGATATAGTCAGGGGAATAACCGAGAAACCTATTTACTAATTGGTGATTTAGCCTTTTTACATGACATCAATGGACTTATTGCATCAAGGTATCAAGAATGTAACCTAACGATCATCGTTATGAACAATGATGGTGGCGGTATTTTCTCTTATTTACCACAATCCACTGTAGAAGCACATTATGAAGATTTATTTGGTACACCAACTGCTCTTGAATTTAATGATGTTGCTCAGATGTATGATGTAGACTATATTCGTGTAGAAGATATTTCGGAGCTTTCTGAGAAGTTTACAACAGTAAAAAAACGTCCATTGCGCTTGCTTGAAATTTTCACAGATAGAGAAGAAAATGTTTATGCGCATCGAGCACTTTGGAATCGCATTAATGCGGGGCTAAAAGCATGGCAAAGCTAA
- a CDS encoding isochorismate synthase, whose protein sequence is MQQKWYQATEVEVDSLGQSLHFYMETIEVSRLSALAFYAAGEGNYKGERFYWQNREKTMTLVGLGHAYTIQNNAKNDRYDAVEAEWKSLTKNCIKGQSELQPILFGGFTFDPQNNVDGEWTNFPEAYFALATYQLVIRDDKAYVSIHLISKEQQAEDQFEALRKERDHLIHAAQVKEVKTYSKPEITSYYEPYKDPYLASIDQVTALIKQKKADKVVIARSLALQFKEHVSSPQVLSQIIHEQPESYLFGLERQDLLFFGASPERLVKVENGRAFSSCIAGSIKRGKTAEEDEAYGQSLLNDPKNGGEHQYVVDMIADTFRKNCVDMRIPDSPRLLKIRDIQHLYTPVEGQLNSDATILQLTKSLHPTPALGGVPRTEAMAAIRKYEPMNRGLYAAPIGWVDAEGNGEFAVAIRSAALLKDKAYLYAGGGIVADSEPQSEYEETLVKFRPMLRALGGHLNE, encoded by the coding sequence ATGCAACAGAAGTGGTACCAAGCCACAGAAGTAGAAGTGGACTCTTTGGGCCAAAGCCTTCATTTTTATATGGAAACAATTGAGGTTAGTCGCTTATCTGCGCTAGCATTTTATGCAGCGGGCGAGGGGAATTATAAAGGTGAACGATTTTATTGGCAAAATAGAGAAAAAACGATGACATTAGTAGGGCTAGGACATGCTTATACAATTCAGAATAACGCCAAAAATGATCGCTATGATGCCGTAGAGGCAGAATGGAAAAGCTTAACGAAGAATTGTATAAAGGGGCAGAGCGAGTTACAGCCAATTTTGTTTGGTGGTTTTACATTTGATCCACAAAATAATGTAGATGGAGAATGGACCAACTTTCCAGAGGCTTATTTTGCACTTGCCACCTATCAGCTTGTTATTCGAGATGACAAAGCCTATGTCAGCATTCATCTCATTTCAAAAGAACAGCAGGCAGAGGATCAATTTGAAGCGTTACGTAAAGAGAGAGATCACTTAATTCATGCTGCTCAAGTAAAAGAAGTGAAAACGTATTCAAAGCCTGAAATAACAAGTTATTATGAGCCCTATAAGGATCCGTATCTTGCATCCATTGACCAAGTGACAGCACTGATTAAGCAAAAAAAGGCAGATAAAGTTGTGATCGCGCGTTCCCTTGCATTGCAATTCAAAGAGCATGTTTCTTCACCTCAAGTACTGTCACAGATTATTCATGAACAGCCTGAGAGCTATTTATTTGGTTTAGAGCGTCAAGATTTATTGTTTTTTGGTGCGTCACCTGAACGACTAGTAAAGGTAGAAAATGGACGTGCCTTTTCATCGTGTATTGCTGGCTCCATCAAACGGGGAAAGACAGCAGAAGAAGATGAAGCCTATGGTCAAAGCCTATTGAATGACCCGAAAAATGGTGGCGAGCATCAATATGTGGTCGACATGATTGCGGACACATTCCGTAAAAATTGTGTTGATATGAGGATACCTGACAGTCCTCGCCTCCTAAAAATCAGAGATATACAACATCTTTATACACCTGTCGAAGGTCAGTTAAATAGTGATGCTACGATTTTACAGCTGACAAAATCCTTACATCCTACCCCTGCTCTAGGCGGTGTTCCAAGAACAGAGGCGATGGCAGCGATACGTAAGTATGAGCCTATGAATCGAGGCCTTTATGCTGCACCAATTGGTTGGGTAGATGCGGAGGGCAACGGGGAATTTGCAGTAGCCATACGTTCTGCTGCTTTACTGAAAGATAAAGCTTACTTATACGCTGGTGGCGGAATAGTTGCAGATTCAGAGCCACAATCTGAATATGAGGAAACATTAGTGAAATTCCGTCCGATGCTACGTGCGTTAGGAGGACATTTAAATGAATGA
- a CDS encoding 1,4-dihydroxy-2-naphthoate octaprenyltransferase (catalyzes the formation of dimethylmenaquinone from 1,4-dihydroxy-2-naphthoate and octaprenyl diphosphate): MTKVIEADRGFKVWWHLTRPHTLTASFVPVFLGTAIALAIEKQTIDFGLFFAMLIASMLIQAATNMFNEYYDYKLGLDNEHSVGIGGTIVRHGVQPKTIMIIALSFYAIAMLLGIYICASTSWWLAAVGLVCMLIGFLYTGGPYPIAYSPFGEIVSGAVMGMGIVLIAFYIQTLTVTLDAVLLSVPSMILVGAIMLSNNIRDIVGDTEGGRKTLAILVGRDRAISVLSGFFIISYLWVIALVAIDGITFWALIIFLSVPKPLRAIQIFRDKKEAKEVMPAMKFTAQTNTFFGFLLAIGLLIHYFI; encoded by the coding sequence ATGACCAAAGTCATTGAAGCTGATAGGGGTTTTAAAGTTTGGTGGCACTTAACACGCCCACACACTTTAACCGCTTCATTCGTTCCAGTATTTTTAGGGACAGCAATTGCTCTAGCAATTGAAAAACAAACAATTGATTTTGGACTATTTTTTGCTATGCTCATTGCAAGTATGCTTATACAAGCAGCAACGAATATGTTCAATGAATATTACGATTACAAGCTAGGATTAGATAATGAGCATTCTGTCGGTATTGGTGGAACCATTGTCCGTCATGGTGTTCAGCCAAAAACAATTATGATCATCGCATTAAGCTTTTATGCAATTGCAATGCTACTTGGCATTTACATATGTGCCTCTACCTCTTGGTGGCTAGCTGCTGTTGGCCTTGTTTGTATGCTTATTGGATTTTTATATACAGGGGGTCCTTATCCTATTGCCTATTCACCTTTTGGAGAAATTGTATCTGGTGCTGTAATGGGGATGGGGATTGTCTTAATCGCCTTTTATATTCAAACGCTTACAGTTACACTTGATGCTGTTTTACTATCAGTACCAAGTATGATTTTAGTAGGTGCTATCATGCTATCCAACAATATCCGTGATATCGTAGGCGATACAGAGGGAGGACGAAAAACACTTGCCATTTTAGTAGGTCGTGATCGTGCTATTTCTGTACTATCTGGCTTTTTTATTATCTCGTACCTATGGGTAATCGCTCTAGTAGCCATTGACGGTATTACGTTTTGGGCTTTAATCATTTTCTTAAGTGTGCCAAAACCGCTTCGTGCGATTCAAATTTTCCGCGATAAAAAAGAAGCTAAAGAAGTAATGCCTGCCATGAAATTCACAGCGCAAACCAATACATTCTTCGGCTTCCTCTTAGCAATCGGTTTATTAATTCATTATTTCATTTAA
- a CDS encoding diguanylate cyclase, which produces MDIIDLHCDALWKLTTLEDVNFEDDAQLATNRGRLQLGQVKAQVFAIFINPKVPQSQQFLEVVRQIEAFHTHVLQTEGMVHITDWSQLDTLAPHEIGAILSLEGCGSIGEDLAKLSVVLDAGIKLVGLTWNEENAVAHGAEQDATLGLKQFGKEVINLLNERDIIIDVSHLNEQSFWDVLPLAKHIIASHSNARALCDHPRNLTDAQVKALVEHGGHIHLVYFPTFIGKNATMDDLVAHVKYLANIVGIEHLGLGSDFDGIDATINGLAHAGEAQNLLEALGEHFSIEEVRGIASQNFRRYVKNAATR; this is translated from the coding sequence ATGGACATAATTGATTTACACTGTGATGCATTATGGAAATTAACAACGTTAGAAGATGTAAATTTTGAAGATGATGCACAATTGGCTACCAATCGAGGAAGATTACAATTAGGGCAAGTAAAGGCACAGGTATTTGCTATTTTCATCAATCCTAAAGTTCCACAAAGCCAGCAATTTTTAGAAGTAGTGCGCCAAATTGAAGCCTTTCATACACATGTATTACAAACGGAGGGCATGGTACACATTACTGATTGGTCACAATTAGATACTTTAGCTCCACATGAAATTGGAGCTATTCTAAGCTTAGAGGGCTGTGGTTCAATTGGTGAGGATTTAGCAAAGCTTTCTGTAGTATTAGATGCAGGCATAAAGCTTGTTGGACTCACATGGAATGAAGAAAATGCCGTAGCCCATGGTGCTGAACAAGATGCAACCCTTGGTTTAAAGCAATTTGGAAAAGAAGTTATTAACTTACTAAATGAGCGGGATATTATTATTGATGTCTCTCATTTAAATGAACAGAGCTTCTGGGATGTGCTACCATTGGCGAAGCATATCATCGCTAGTCATAGTAATGCACGTGCCCTTTGTGACCATCCACGAAATTTAACGGATGCACAAGTAAAGGCACTAGTAGAGCATGGTGGACATATTCATCTGGTCTACTTTCCTACATTCATCGGTAAAAATGCTACAATGGATGATTTAGTAGCCCATGTCAAATATCTAGCCAATATAGTGGGAATAGAACATCTTGGACTAGGCTCTGACTTTGATGGGATAGATGCTACTATAAATGGATTAGCACACGCTGGAGAGGCACAAAATCTACTAGAGGCTTTAGGTGAACATTTTTCAATCGAGGAAGTTCGTGGTATTGCAAGTCAGAACTTTCGACGCTATGTAAAAAATGCAGCTACCCGTTAA
- a CDS encoding molecular chaperone DnaK: MNPQVMEKLKKQLEQELQEIEKQLEESERPQATELSNYDNHPADNASDLTDQLTEMAIDEHRGDNAEEIKRALQAMEEGTYGKCAVCGEEIPIGRLEAMPKALTCVEHAEQKADELRPVEEDVLSANSKSDDFLELEEFGSSDTPQDKSL; this comes from the coding sequence TTGAACCCACAAGTAATGGAAAAATTAAAAAAGCAATTAGAGCAGGAACTACAGGAGATAGAAAAGCAGCTTGAGGAATCGGAGCGACCACAGGCGACAGAGCTGTCTAATTATGATAATCATCCAGCTGACAATGCGAGTGATTTAACGGATCAACTAACGGAAATGGCTATTGATGAGCACCGAGGTGACAATGCTGAGGAAATAAAGCGGGCACTTCAAGCGATGGAGGAAGGAACATATGGTAAATGTGCTGTATGTGGAGAAGAGATTCCTATTGGTCGCTTAGAAGCAATGCCGAAAGCATTAACATGTGTTGAACATGCAGAACAAAAAGCTGACGAGTTAAGACCAGTAGAAGAAGACGTGTTGTCTGCTAATTCAAAATCGGATGATTTCCTAGAGCTTGAGGAATTTGGCTCTTCTGATACACCACAAGATAAAAGTTTGTAA
- a CDS encoding MerR family transcriptional regulator codes for MEYTIQELAQMSGVSTRTLRYYDEIGLLKPGRTNDAGYRFYGQFEVDMLQQILFYRALDMKLATIQQIIQASDFQPKEALETHRTALLKRKEQLEQILQTVERTIQSIKEERPMTNEEKFIGFKEKLIEENEKQYGQEIRAKYGNDQVDASNAKLMNMTEEQYQAMQQLEQQLFDRIKEAMEIGDINNDVAMEVAELHKRWLCFTWPQYSKEAHAGIAQMYMADERFAAYYDERIAEGAAQFLHDAILHYTKK; via the coding sequence ATGGAATATACAATTCAAGAGCTTGCGCAAATGTCAGGAGTGAGTACTAGAACACTTCGTTATTATGATGAAATTGGATTATTGAAGCCAGGCCGAACCAATGATGCAGGCTATCGATTTTATGGGCAGTTTGAGGTTGATATGCTTCAGCAAATTTTATTTTATAGAGCTTTGGATATGAAGCTGGCTACAATCCAACAAATTATTCAAGCATCTGATTTTCAGCCTAAAGAGGCACTTGAAACGCATCGTACTGCTCTTCTTAAACGTAAGGAGCAGCTTGAACAAATATTACAAACAGTGGAAAGAACTATACAATCAATTAAGGAGGAACGGCCAATGACAAATGAGGAGAAATTTATTGGATTTAAAGAGAAGTTAATCGAAGAGAATGAAAAGCAATATGGTCAAGAAATTCGTGCAAAATATGGTAATGATCAAGTGGACGCTTCAAATGCTAAGCTTATGAATATGACAGAGGAGCAATATCAGGCAATGCAGCAACTTGAACAGCAGCTATTTGATCGTATAAAAGAAGCGATGGAAATCGGAGATATAAACAATGATGTGGCAATGGAGGTAGCGGAGCTTCATAAGCGTTGGTTGTGCTTTACGTGGCCACAATATTCCAAAGAGGCTCATGCAGGCATTGCTCAGATGTATATGGCGGATGAACGCTTTGCAGCTTATTATGATGAGCGCATTGCTGAAGGAGCAGCACAGTTTTTACATGATGCCATCCTTCATTATACAAAAAAATAA